The stretch of DNA CTTATTATGTCTCTACTGCTCTACCTATGAGCTCACACAATCTGCAGGTTTACGAGCTAGAGAAGTTGAGAATGGAACTAAGACACGTTGAAAAAATGTATGAGCTTGCTCAAAACAATGACATGAATGAAAAGGTACATACTAAAATATTGTTCCAATAAACCTTCTCTCAAAATAAAACTAATAATTGTCAGTTAGTTTATTTATGCTATTATAGCTCTTTTTTCCGATTGATCAGCTAAATACTCTAAGCAAGGAGCTCGAAGCAGCCTTAAAGCTGCAAGAAGGAAAAGTTAAAGAAATAACAAGCACAGAAAAGAACAAACACAAAGCTGGAGAAAGTAAAACAGTAAAATCAGGCGAGCATGGTGAAAGAAATGCACCTCGACACAAAGGAGAAGCCAAGGCTGCTGAAAAGACAGAGGACGAGAATAAGCGACAACAGCTGCTAGCAAGCCCAATTACTCAGTGTCAGAAGTTCAATTGGAATGAGCTCATGGAGGCCACCTCAAACCTATCTGAAGAATTTAAGATTGGGAGTGGTGCATTTGGAACCGTGTACAAGTGCAAATTGCATCACACGACAGCCGCAGTGAAGGTGCTTCATTCCAAAGACACTGTCACCAACAAGCAATTTCTTCAAGAGGTATGAGATCATTATCTTATAATTATGACATTCCTTGAAAAACTAATCCATTATAATACTCACCTTGTTACTATCGATTCTTCACATCTGGTGTCATACCCAAGGCAGACATAACACTCAAGGATATGGATGTGGGATTCGTACCTCACACTTAACAAACCGACACTTTTGCACCTCATCTCCTAGTAGAGATACAAATGTAGGCAAGCATGAAAAATTAGAGGAAGAGGATGGTTCATGAAGTAGATAGTATGATTAATGATTTTAAGCCTATTGCCTCAAACCTCTAAACTTATCACTTTAAAAAGTCCAAAATATTTCatatttgttatattttttttaaacgCGTTCTCATACCTATAATTAAAATTCAGGACAAGGTAGTTTTCTCAAAATACTAATCATTCCGAGTCTTAAACTTGGATGTGCACCCATGAAAGAAACGTGTACCTGACTTGTAGTTATATAGGTTACTTGTACTCAATTGCAAGTTTCAGACATAAAAAAGAGCTATAATGTAAAACGAATGTTCTCTTGGCTTAAAATGAAGTGTCCGAGGATCGTGACAGCACATGAAACACAGCCAAGGGAAGTGTTGAAGTAACATAGATATTAGCAATATTTCCATATCAGTAATTTGAGCAAATCAACTTCAAAGATTACCTGAATGAGCATTCCCAATTGACAGTTGGAAATCTTGAGCACTATTCGTCACCCACACATACTGCTGCTGCTAGGGGCAGTTCCAGAAAAAAGTTGCCTAGTATACGAGTACATGGAAAATGGCAGCCTTGATGATAGACTGTTCCGAAAGAGCAATATCCCTCCTCTTCCATGGTATGAAAGGGTTAGAATTTGCTGGGAGGTTGCAAGTGCTTTGGCCTTTCTCCACAGCACTAAGCCCAAACCCATTATTCATCGTGACCTGAAACCAGCTAACATCTTGCTTGATCAGCACTTAGTCAGCAAGATTGGCGATGCCGGGCTCGGTACAACTATAAATGCTGAGCCGAATGATCAGTCTCTCAGGACATTGTACAAGGAAACAAGCCCGGTCGGCACTCTCTGTTATATTGACCCCGAGTACCAAAGAACGGGCAGGGTTTCAACCAAATCTGATGTATACGCTTTAGGAATTGTAATTTTACAGTTGCTGACAGCAAAACCCGCTGTTGGCATATCCTATTTGATTGAAGATGCCATAGAAGAAGGTACATTGACCGAAGTCTTGGATCAAGAAGCAGGAACCTGGGCTGAGGATGTGGCACTTGAACTGGCTACATTAGGACTCAAGTGTTCTGAGCTACGGGGTAAAGATAGGCCTGACCTAAGAGAGATTGTTCTGTCTACCTTAGAGAGACTGAAAGAAGGAGCAGATAGCGCACGGGAAAAAGCTGCAAATGCCCCGGCAGCACTGCCAACTCACTTCATCTGCCCGATTAGCAAGGTACGTCTTTCCCCAATTCACTAATTTGTTTCGGTTTTCCCATTTCAAAGAACATGACAACTGTATCTCAAAAGACTGAAAATTTTTATGCTAATTTTAAGAGGATTTGAATGCCAAACCTCAATATTGGAGATCTTTGATTTATAATCCTAACCTTTGAGCTTCATCTCTGCACATAGGACATTATGGAGGACCCTTATATAGCAGCCGATGGATATACATATGATCGGGTAGCTATTGAGCAGTGGCTGGCAGAAAACACCGCATCACCCACGACAAGCCTCCCGCTTCCTCACAAGTTCATAATGCCCAACTATACTCTACTTGAAGCTATTAAGCAATGGAAGTCAAAGCAGCAGCCCTGACCTAAGTGATGACCCATCATTCAGAGTAGTTACTGGCATCCCTTTTTCACATCTAATACTTCTCTTGGTTTTTGTTTGCCTCGAATTCGAGGAGCACTGCGTGCATGAAACATTAGCATTTTACAGACAAGGACCGTCATATTGGTCCAGCACGAGCAAAGATGTTAAAACATTAATAGTTTGTCACTCATTCTGCTGCTAACTCAATGGGCAAAGCAGTTAGACCTTGTTTAGTTACCGATCAGGGAATCGAACCAAATCCAACTGAGGCAGTAGCAGGAGTTCTTGCCAACTCAAAACTCGCCATCCATCAATACAAACTAATCTGATACTATCCCAGTTCATCCATTTAGCCAAAATTAGAAGCTTTGTGTTCAATTGTTTACTACGGTCTATGGCAATCCCTAAACCCCTAACTCTTAAAGTAGTTATTGCTTATAGAACAAAAGGTTTAACCTTTACATAAACTTTTTCCAGCCAACATCCAACACAAAAATGTTGCTCAGTTCATTAGAATTTGTCCGGGAGTGGTAAGTTTATAACAAGTAAACCTACCATTAGCTCTTTGACAAAGAACTATCTGGCTATTTCGATTATTAACAGCAACAAAACCCAAAGCTAGCAGTAATTCATATCATGCTGCATTAAACTTTTGCCaattactaaaaatataaaaaaacacCACAATCCAACACCAACAAATACACAAGATTCCTGTTCTAAATAAACTCACTATCTCCAGTAATAACTCCCAAAAGCGACAATCCAAGCATTTCTTGAACAGCAACCACACTCATCATATAATCTCCCTTAGAATCACGTATGTCCAAATCCTATCAAGTATAAACCATCATATTACAAATGTTGTAAAACCCCATCACACTCAAGCAGTCCATCCAAACCGGCAGCGGACATCCTAGGTTTAAACCAAGCCATCTATGACTTCCAACTTGACATGGAAACATCAACTAATATGTACAAGACGGACAAACTTGACAGCCATGCGGCAAAGTTATTCTTTAGTGTCTATGAGCCAGAGCTGCAGTCGGCAACCACAAATCATTATGACAACATCACTCAGGGTGGCTCTAAGGGTTCGTTTGGATTGAAAGAATtagagagaaggggaggggagggaaagggagggatttaatttcctttgtttggaaaaaaaaatatgggagaaaggaaatggaaggggagagaaatgagaggacttattttccctcttatagaacaaactataatctttccaatggtggcaagatttggaaagaaaacattatttgaactctaattataccaccaacatccttcaatcctccatccattcttcatctccctccttcctccccttccatttcccttcatattttttgttatccaaacacccacatctcatttgccctccccttctctcccctcccttcacctcccctcactccccctcccctccccttccctcctaaaattgtatccaaacggaccctaaagGTTATAATACAAGCTGAAGATGGCTTCCTAAGGCACAGTGTCAACATCAATTGAGTAATGTCAACAAGCATCCTAAGAATGCACACATTAAAAGAAATCCATAATAGTGAATTTTGATCTAGTATCAAGCAATAAAACAGTTTGTCACAACATCTATGAATTCCCCATGAATCAGATACGGAGAGGCCAAAACAAAGCTAAACAACTAAGTTAAGCACCCAAATGGCGCAAAAACAGTCCTACAATGTCAATCATCATCACAGTGTTATAATTCATGAAATTTCTACAAGATTACAACTTTATATAGTACGCAATGATCATAGCTAATTTAATCTCACTAAAATCTGCTAAGATAAATAGATAATCAAACTAACATCATTACACCTTACAATACAACAAAAGCATAATTAGACATTAATAATAACATTAAATCAATCaattaaaatcaaattttaccaaattagaaaatttcatatgcaaaaaaattagggtttgagtGGGTGTGCTCAGACAGACAAGGGTTTGTCTTCAAACAGAAAGATCAGACACTCTAGTCCATACAATAATTGATCATCATTGCAACACTCACCACTATATCATCACCAATTTTGCCCAAAACAGATGAAAAAATTATAATTTGGCAAGACGGTTTTACACAATGATAATGTTAAATGAAGAACCCGTTATACAATAAATTTGTGTAAGACCGCCGTACACGAGTATTTGTGAATTTTctttgaatgaaaaaaaaaaaaccccacaGTATTAGAGATTGAAATGTAAACATTCTATTTTTGAAATGAAAATCACAAATTTGCCAAGTATTTACGACAACATAACATAAAATTCATAACCCATAATAGTAATTTACAAAACAAATTGAGGGGGCTGGAGAAGAAGGGTGAAGATTAAAGAGGGGTGAAGAGTTTTTGTTGTAGAGGAATTAGATTaagattttagggtttttttgatCATATGCAAGAAAACTGCATATCCTTCTATTTTTTCTGGGCGAGAGTGGTAAACAACCCCTTAAGTTTACTTTCACCTGAGATTAAACCTCTTAAGTTTGATTTGGAGTAAATAACCCCTCAACTTTGCtataaagtgaaatcaaaccccttttattttttcggccaaaatctcaccggatttttcaatttttcaccaATTTCTCATGTCGGTGTACATATTAGGTATAAATTTCACTCCTTATTACTTTATACATGTAGATGTACCGTAATATTTATAGCGTCTTAAAAAACACATGATCATACTCTTGATATTAACAATCAAAATGCCGACTAAAATGCGTGAATGAAGAATAATTATGAAATCCAGTAATTGCGCACACTCAACAGTCGTACAACATATTTTTTCCTACCAACACCCGTGAATGATGCTAAGAATAATAGCTGCATCTTGAAcaatttaatttgtaattttggaGGGGAAGACCAATTTGGCAAACCATGGATTTGATCTTAGATTACCGGCCAAACAACTCGACAGTTTTTGAGGATCATCATCACCGCCCTTACTTGATGACAGAAGCACACAAATGAAAAAGTAAACGTATCCGAGAGAACTTTATACCTAATATGTACACCGATATGAGAAATTGGTGAGAATTTGAAAAATACGGTGAGATTTTGACCGGAAAAATAAAAAGGGCTTGATTTCACTTTATAGCAAAGTTAAGGGGGTTATTTACTCCAAATCaaacttaaggggcttaatcTCACGTAGAAGTAAACTTAAAGGGGTTGTTTACCACTTTCGCGATTTTTTCTGGGCTATTCAATTGTAATTGACCGAGGAATTAGGAGCATATACTTCATGCTTGTATAGAACTTGGACATGAAACGTAAACAATTCGATGAAATACCCTAAAAATAGAAATTAAaaaatgtaaataatttgttgagctGGAGGCAATATTAGGTTTAGTTTTTGGTGTTAATGTTCGTGGGGTGGTCTCATGAGTCATGGTTAGGACTTAGGAAGGAGGTTGACGGGCGAAATTTATGGTCTCGTGGCTGGGGAGTGTTGTTTCAAGAGTATCGAACTCCGGGTTTAAAGTTTTAAGAGTAGCTTGCAAGCATGTAACATTtaagatataacttggttgtatgatgctattgtaccacttgaggtataatgttatttgtgcttacttaccattggacttgctcaTAGAAGCTATAAAATCACGAGTACAAATATAACGACATTCGATCGTTTATACGAAATATATACTCGAGTTTTCTAACAAATGTATAACCGGAAGAATAAAGGAATACCACACCTGTACATTGTACTAATAAAGAACATGAGCAGTTGAACATTATTTTTCTTCAAAGAGATCATTACACCTGACCTAGTAAGTATTAACAACTTTAATTTCAAATTTCTCACTAGTATCCTTTGATGATGAGGTAAACTCGGACGATTCACCATTGCTTGAGTCTCGACCATTTATATTCAAATCGTCTTGAAGGTGAGCAAAAGGATTTGGTGGCGGATCAACCTCGACTCCTCCTTCCAACATTTTTACCACAGAGCTCATCATAGGCCTTGAATTAGGCAAGTATTGTACACACCAAAGTGCTACTTTTACCATCCTCTCCGCCTTTTCCCTCTCCTCCGGCTCTTCTATCCCAAGAACCGACAACATTTGTATCAACTCGCCATTGTTGAACTTGTCATAAGCCCATCTCGGAACCCATTCCCCACTCTCTCCGCTAAGGTTGGAGTCATGGTTTCTTCTTCTACCTACAATCTCAAATAGAACCATTCCAAAGCTATAGACATCGCATTTATATGTCACGGGATAAGGAGTCCACAGCTCTGGAGCCGCGTACCCTGGAGTTCCTCTACATCCCGACATTACCATATTTGAACTATCTCTATTCGATAGCCTAGCTAACCCAAAATCGGCCACCTTTGGGTTCAAATTCACATCTAATAACACATTTTCAGGTTTGATGTCGTAATGTATAATTCTTTGATGACATTCCTCATGCAAATACGCGATGCCTCTTGCAATTCCAATTGCAATCTCATGTAGCTTTTCCAATCCGATTGTTGTGCTTTGGTGACCAAATATTAGCTTGTCAAGACCACCATTCTCCATGTACTCGAAAACAAGAGCTTTCATTGTCGGTTCAAAGCAAAATCCGTAAAGCCTAACTAAATTGATATGGTATGTTCTGCCCATGGTGCTCATTTCCGCCATGAATTGCTCTTCCATTTTCTTAGTTGTGTTATCCTTGAGTACTTTTACTGCTATCTGAATTTTATTTGCAAACTCTCCTCTATACACTATACCGAAACCTCCTGATCCGAGTACCTATTTcagaaattcataccttgataTATCATTAGTAATCCTAAACCCTTAACAAGTTTTATACGGAGTAACTTTTATTGCAGTGGTGGAGCCAGAAATTGACCCAGCaggggaaattttttttttaagtcgGGGAGGGAACTTGAAAAAAGTTGGaaatttttaactaaaaattttaaaatctccGACCCCCAGCAGGGGCAAGCGCCCCTGCTAACTCCACCAGACCACCACTGTTTTATTGTACGTAGTTCGCCTACAACATTTATAGCCAAACCTCGAGAATACAGACTTTTAAATCGGTCATCTGCAATCATGTCGGGTCAAGATTAGATCGTCTAATTATAATTCAAGACATTGTTAACCTGTTAGGGTCAGTGGCGTAGCTACCTTACGACTCCACAGGTTTTTGTAGATTTACCGTATCGTATGCCAGCATATGTACGATTGTACTGATTTTTTACTATGTAAGACCCCTCTATTTTATGGGTGGTTATTAAATTTATGTTAAGACCCCACTGATCAAATATTCAAACTTTTAAATCCTGGTTCTGTCACTAGCGCTAAGCAATAGTAACCGGAAGTATAAGCATTTGTTGATACCTGAGAGAAGTTACTGGTGCAATGAGCTAACTCTTGAGAGGAAAATCTAGTAGGTTTTTCTTTGGCCATGTCGCTAAGGAAGCGTTCCATAGTTGCACCGGCTTGCAAGTCAACCGGCTTTATTTGTtcgtcatcttcattatcataaTGTTGAATACTATGCTTGTTGCCTCCAACAGTCAGTTCTAACTGTGCATATTTATGCATTGAATCCCCTGCCTTCTTCAGGCAGTATATTATTGCAATTACTATCGCTATTGTTGTTATGCTTCCGACCCAAACTGAAACtacagtgtagaattcgtttcaGAAATCAGACGCTTATAAATTATGTGAATTAATACAGAAAAGCAATACAGTTGGTTGGTaccaatgttgttaggatcgggattctaTTTTGAATCGATGGGGGGAGGATCGAATCGGcagaatcgtaagattctacaaattcactaaatataattttttatttggtaaaaatatataattgaaaATTAAAATACTTATTTATACACAAAATATTGATAAAAAATGAGTTTTAGTATCATTTCATGATCCTGAACTGTTTCTACAAATTACATGAAATTAGGATTTTACgatatcattatataaaaatatattctAATATGGTTACTATGGattcggatcgtaggatcgtaagatcgtagaatcgtattatgatcctacctcaaaatttcaaatagataggatcgtaagattctacaaacatgatagaatcgtaggatccgggATCGATCAAAcgtttttggatcgtaaaatcgtagaattataggatcgaatcgggattctgacaaTAATAGTTGGTACCGAAATTCAAGATCATCTAATTAAAGAAAAACTGAAAAAGAACATTGTGAGCGATTTCACGACCAGTTATGTAATCGACCGCTAAACAATTGAGGACGTATTTTGCGACCGTTATACGGTTTTGACCGGCTTTGACAATCGCAAATAAACTATTTTCTTGCTGGGCATAATGATAAAACCAATTTTAAGGTTATTGGTTGTACAAACTCAAAAATAGAAGGGAAATGAGATGGTGTCCTAGGCGGTATCGAATCTCGGTACCACCCTCTCACATATAATATGTAGACTCTATTACAATAATAATCCCTACTCAAGGTTATGTGAGATCCACAAGGTGATACCAAGTCATATGGAGTATTGGAGTCTCCTGTATACCATCCTGTGGCGCCCTATTCGTTTATAGCTCCTATATGCATGGTCTACACAAGGATATATTATTGGTTGTACAAACTCATAATTAGAAGTACAATGAAATGGTCTGCACCATCAGATGGTACTGAATCTCGGTACCAGCCTCTCGCATGTAATATGTTCAACCGTCGATAGACCCAACAAGGACATTTGAGAGTATGATACCTGGTCTCGGTACCACCCTGTGGCGCGCTTTGGTTCTATATGCATGGTCCACATATTTGTAAGCatataaacaaaaaaaacaaaaccctttTTTGGTGTAAAGGGTGGCACAAGCATAAATATGTTGCTGACGGAATTTGAGCCCTCATCATGATTAACACCTCTCATAACTTTGCCAGACAAGTAATTTTTTGAGAACAGACAAGTAATTTTTTGAGTAAAAACAAAACTAAGATAGGAAAAAGTCGAGGAATTACCAGTAGCAGCTGTACCAATGGAGTTAAATGTTTTATCAAAGGAGTTAAATGTTCTATCAAAGGATTCTTGGTCTTGATCAAAACCATTGTTGAATGGATTAGAATACCCAGTTCCATGATTATTGAATGGATATGAGTTCATTTTTTTTTCTGCTTTTTCTTTTTGAC from Silene latifolia isolate original U9 population chromosome 10, ASM4854445v1, whole genome shotgun sequence encodes:
- the LOC141608849 gene encoding U-box domain-containing protein 35-like, with protein sequence METEESGVPQHVVAVALTGSRKSKYILKWALDQFLPEGNVRFKILHVYPKITVIPTPMGTWVPVAEVREDLVCSYKQETEWKKKKRLLPYKKALEAQKIESEIVVIESDDVAMTLCLEIERHYIRHLVIGCSSTSAWKYLSLTKMLTNQNLPAVISDNAPSFCSIYVVADGKLQTLRPSESKPTVISVHNTSDYSSDSFTDNSSSSSLTLGEFSNNITVTTLPIASGAPHTKELGNLGNPGQGSYTSTNNYKPEPSESYPNSMSAQKRIRESKEATHYSYQGTNKSLGNNTGVNHSYNSGDSGSWASDGTSPAGSFAGTPPTGSSVSIPYGGSFTGTPPTGSSVSIPTGGSFTGTPPTGSPMSIPMGGSFAGTPPAGSYVGKSAAVSFVGGSFTGAPPIGSSVSIPMGSSQHAGSYVGTPPVSFVGTPPGSFMATRPSSPATSEDQVDHPITIFFVERLQAYYVSTALPMSSHNLQVYELEKLRMELRHVEKMYELAQNNDMNEKLFFPIDQLNTLSKELEAALKLQEGKVKEITSTEKNKHKAGETKAAEKTEDENKRQQLLASPITQCQKFNWNELMEATSNLSEEFKIGSGAFGTVYKCKLHHTTAAVKVLHSKDTVTNKQFLQELEILSTIRHPHILLLLGAVPEKSCLVYEYMENGSLDDRLFRKSNIPPLPWYERVRICWEVASALAFLHSTKPKPIIHRDLKPANILLDQHLVSKIGDAGLGTTINAEPNDQSLRTLYKETSPVGTLCYIDPEYQRTGRVSTKSDVYALGIVILQLLTAKPAVGISYLIEDAIEEGTLTEVLDQEAGTWAEDVALELATLGLKCSELRGKDRPDLREIVLSTLERLKEGADSAREKAANAPAALPTHFICPISKDIMEDPYIAADGYTYDRVAIEQWLAENTASPTTSLPLPHKFIMPNYTLLEAIKQWKSKQQP
- the LOC141609509 gene encoding rust resistance kinase Lr10-like; the encoded protein is MHKYAQLELTVGGNKHSIQHYDNEDDEQIKPVDLQAGATMERFLSDMAKEKPTRFSSQELAHCTSNFSQVLGSGGFGIVYRGEFANKIQIAVKVLKDNTTKKMEEQFMAEMSTMGRTYHINLVRLYGFCFEPTMKALVFEYMENGGLDKLIFGHQSTTIGLEKLHEIAIGIARGIAYLHEECHQRIIHYDIKPENVLLDVNLNPKVADFGLARLSNRDSSNMVMSGCRGTPGYAAPELWTPYPVTYKCDVYSFGMVLFEIVGRRRNHDSNLSGESGEWVPRWAYDKFNNGELIQMLSVLGIEEPEEREKAERMVKVALWCVQYLPNSRPMMSSVVKMLEGGVEVDPPPNPFAHLQDDLNINGRDSSNGESSEFTSSSKDTSEKFEIKVVNTY